A stretch of DNA from Triticum dicoccoides isolate Atlit2015 ecotype Zavitan chromosome 2A, WEW_v2.0, whole genome shotgun sequence:
ACATAAATGCACATGCAATAAATACAGTTGAAAACTTAAACCAGCAAGCATCCTAGTTGTGTAGAAAAAGATAAAAGAATGCTTGCAAGACTGTACTTGGGCTTTTTATCTACAAGGCCTTATTTATAGATCCAGTACTACCGAAGAAAGGCATTCCTATTTGATGGGCACATCCTTTTTTCCCACagaacataattattcaactaaatTCAAGTTAAGaattacaaaaaaaaacaaaattaaacAGAGGATATCATTCCTAGCATTAAGCCATAGTTTAAGGACTTACAGTTGCTCCATGGTACTCTGATAAAGACGAGGAGATATAGCATGAATGACACCACTGGGAGGTGGACCATATTCTCCGACCTTGTACATGAGTTTCATTATCTTGGACAAATTCTCAGGCTCCTTATCATAAACCAAAGTAAGTTTCACCATGGGTACAAGCTGCTTCAGGCACTTCTTGTATTTTTCCTTCTCTAACTTGTCTCTGTTATCTAACAGCCACTTTCGGTATTGTGCAACACACTCCATTATTAAGTCATAAAGAATCTCCCTGGAATAAGCTTTTGGTATCGATGTTTTGACAATGTCCTGCAAAGTTTGCAGGATATGTCATTGCCCCATCTGGAGTGTTTATTTACTCAGATAGTTCAGAAAAAATAGGATTTCATAAAGAAAGTAAATAAAATGACGACAGAAATCCACAACATGAGGCAAAGAAAAAACTAAGCACAGAAATACTACTTACATGGGGGTTGGGGTAAAGAAAAATTTTCTTTACTCACAAGTGTGTTTTGATCCACAGTTACTGTAGAAAAAGAAACATACCAATGGATAGATAAGCAAAAGTAATTATTGAGGGAGGGGGAGCATTAAGCATGTATTACATGGATCTCAGTTCAGCAAAACTTTGTCCATTCTAGAAACAAAGGCCATGTTATCCACTATGTTGCAAAAGTGGGTTCACATTTCATCAGTTTAGAAATAGAAAAACTCGTTTCGGCAAATGAAATGCCAAGAATGGAACTATCTGGTTGAGATGCCAAGTAAACTATGCTGCTGCCAGATAAGTAGCAGTCCCTCTATACAGAATCACAAGATATCTTTTACATCCTGCCGATGTAAATTCAGAGAAATATTCCTTCTTAAAACAGTAGAGAATTTCCCCTAAAATACAGTACGGAGAACTATTCTTATGGCCGTCGTTAGCAAAGTGATCTAGAATCTAACAAGGGCATCATGAATTCGTCATATGCAAGAACATGGCAAGGAAGTGCTTCTTGATATATCACAAAGACATTTCGCTGAAAAAGATTGAGTCGAGTTCAGAAGTTGAATTTCACCACAGTGCATTATATACAATATAATCTGACTGCCAAGAAAGACCTGATCGGTGGGACAAAGCTGCATATCATCAAAACTCTTTCCCAGCATATTTCATATCGCCATGAAATACATGCCAGAAAACAACATACCTCCATGCCCTCCCCATTCAGCAAAGTGTCTATCGCCTCCTCATCCAGCCTCCCGTCCAGATCGCCTCCAGCTGCGGCACTAGAACTCACCTGTGGGTCCAGCAGCCGCATGAACTCCGTTGAGACGTGTAGGGCAAACCACTGGGCGGGGCTGACCCCATGGAGCCCCTCTGGCTGTCCTTCGATGGTTTGAAGCGCCTCGTCGTGCAAAACGTCTTCGCCAGCCGCGGCGCTGGAGCTGGGCTCCCGCGACCCCACGAGCGGCGTCAGCTTCGAGTAGTCCACGCGGCGCGCGCCCCTCCGCTTATCAGGCTCAGGCATCATCTTCGTGAGCGCATCGCGTACCCTAGCCGCGGCGCCAATGCCGGCCGTGTCCCGGGGCGGCCCGTCCTGCTTATGGCGCATCACCCTCTTGCCCACGTCGCATTCGCGATACCCCCTCTCCTCCGCCACCGAGAGAGGCCGCTTCTTCCCGCGCCGCGCCTGCTCCTGCAGCCTCCGCCCCAGCTTCAGTATCGACTTAGTGCTACCAAGATATGGTATCCCAAAGTAGAACGGCATCCCcgatggcgggggcggcggcggcgggggcgacgggggGAGCTTGCCCTCCCTGCAGAGAGAGCTAGCGTGAGGCCTACGGGAATTCGCGGCGGAATCGAGGGATCTGGACGTGGATAGATAGATTCTGACCTTCGGAGACGCCAGTCGCGCAACGACTTCTTGTGCTGCTCGCACGGGTCGCACCACCATGTTGCCGGGGGCGCCTGTGGGTCCTGAAGCTCCGTCCCCGGCCCCTGCACCGGCGCCGACGGCGACGACGATGGTACCCCGTCGTCACTGCAGAGGGAGCTAGCTACAGTCAGGATCGCGCCGAATTCGCCGCGGAACTCGAGGGTTCAGAGGTGGATAGGCTAGACAGATTCTGACCTTCGGGGACATGCCGGGGGATCGAGGCCGCGCGCCGCCTCCCACTTCTCGCGGAGCATCTTCTTGCGCGCGCACGAGCTGCACGCCCGCTCCTCCAAGGCCCACAGCGGCAGCGGGTAGAAATCCTCCGTCGTCCCCGCCAACGACGCACCACCATCGCCCGACGACGTCACCGGCGCAGAGGGCCCGATATTCCTGCGGAGGAACCCGGAGTTAGGGCTACGCAGATTCGTACCGGAACCCGAGATGTTCGGGGGGAATGCGGGTGGGTAGGGCCCGACCTGTGGGGATCGGGGCTGCCC
This window harbors:
- the LOC119356134 gene encoding uncharacterized protein LOC119356134, which translates into the protein MLREKWEAARGLDPPACPRSDDGVPSSSPSAPVQGPGTELQDPQAPPATWWCDPCEQHKKSLRDWRLRREGKLPPSPPPPPPPPSGMPFYFGIPYLGSTKSILKLGRRLQEQARRGKKRPLSVAEERGYRECDVGKRVMRHKQDGPPRDTAGIGAAARVRDALTKMMPEPDKRRGARRVDYSKLTPLVGSREPSSSAAAGEDVLHDEALQTIEGQPEGLHGVSPAQWFALHVSTEFMRLLDPQVSSSAAAGGDLDGRLDEEAIDTLLNGEGMEDIVKTSIPKAYSREILYDLIMECVAQYRKWLLDNRDKLEKEKYKKCLKQLVPMVKLTLVYDKEPENLSKIMKLMYKVGEYGPPPSGVIHAISPRLYQSTMEQLAAAGAVDVLHNKVPQVIKAQTEGLHEGCSAQRWAGQVSTKFMRLLDPEVGSGAAAGGNLDRRLDEDAIDNLLNMEGMQDIVKTSIPKVYSKEDSL